GTAAATGAGGTATGGTCCTATGTACCTGCAGGCGTTAGATTTACTATGCTGGATGTATTTCCGAAGTTTGAGCAAGAGTACCGCCCTCTATCCGGTCTCAACAACTGCTTCCCGAGTCTACATACGTCCATTTCCGTTACGATGGCATTACTGGCATTCCGTTCAGGAAACCGCCGGTGGATGGTCATTACGAGTATTTCCGCAGTCGTAATCGTCTTTGGTATATTCTATCTGGGCATTCATTGGCTTACAGATATGATAGGCGGCACTCTGCTAGCAGTCCTAGCTTCAACAGTTGGTGTACAGCTTGCCAAATTAACCTTACGGGGACGTGAAGAATCGCTCACCGTTCGCAGCCGAATAACGGATATGCGTTAAACCCATAGATCACGATGAAAGATGAACATCAAAAAAGCGGTGTCATTCTCTTAATGAGAAGACACCGCTTTTTATGTACTTTTAAATAACGAAACTATACTTTCTCCTCCACGTCCGTGGCAACGGAGTGACTAATGGAACCGCGATCAAAGGTCAGTTTAGTTACATCATTGACCCGTAGAACCACGATATCATCGGAAATCTCCATGATCGTACCGTGAAGACCACCAATAGTAACGATTTTATCGCCCTTTTTCAGAGACTTCAACATTGCATTACGTGTTTTGGTCTTCTTCTGTTGCGGACGAATCAGCAAGAAGTAGAATACTACAAACATAAGTACGAATGGACCTACAAGACCCAGTATACTACCTCCGCCTGTTGCTGCTGCATATTGAAACATATTTCTCCCCCCTTTCAAAGCACATTAAAACATGGACCTCAACGAAGCTTTAGAAGCCTTTAAGATTATCATATAATCCGTATTTAGCAAAAAACTCATCGCGAAAATCAAGCAGCCGATCTTCCTTGATGGCTTCGCGCACTTTACGCATCAAATCCAACAGGAAGTGCAAGTTATGGTATGTCGTCAATCTAAGTCCGAAGGTTTCATCGGCTTTGATTAGATGGCGCAAATAAGCGCGGGAATAATTCCGGCATGTATAGCAGTTGCACTCCGGATCAAGCGGCCCAAAATCGCGGGCATACTTTGCGTTGCGTACAACGAGTCTTCCCTGACTGGTCATCGTTGTTCCATTACGAGCAATACGGGTAGGCAGAACACAGTCGAACATGTCCACTCCCCGGATTGAACCTTCCAACAGCGCATCCGGTGAACCAACGCCCATCAAATAGCGAGGTTTGCCTTGTGGCAGCAGGGGAACTGTATAATCCAGCACTTCATACATTAGCTGCTTGGACTCTCCGACGCTGAGCCCTCCAATAGCATACCCCGGGAAATCCATGGAAGTCAAATCTGCCGCGCTCTGACGGCGAAGATCCTCATACATACCTCCTTGAACGATAGCGAACAGCCCTTGATCATTCGGGCGAGCATGACTTTTCAGGCAACGTTCTGCCCAGCGTGTTGTACGCTCCAATGATTTTTTCACGTAGTCATATTCCGCTGGGAATGGAGGACACTCATCGAATGCCATCATGATATCAGAGCCAAGTGCGTTCTGAACTTCCATAGCTACTTCAGGAGACAAGAACTTCTTATCCCCATTTAGATGGGAACGGAAATGAACGCCTTCTTCGGTAATCTTGCGCATGTCACTAAGCGAGAATACTTGAAATCCGCCGCTATCCGTTAGAATGGGACGGTCCCAGTTCATGAACTTGTGCAGTCCGCCTGCTTCACGAACAATATCATGGCCAGGTCTCAGGAACAAATGGTACGTATTGCTCAAAATAATATGAGCATCCATCTCTTTCAGTTCTTCAGGACTCATTGTCTTGACTGTAGCTTGTGTGCCGACTGGCATAAATGCAGGTGTCTCAATCACACCATGTGGAGTATGGACTCTTCCAAGTCTTGCTCCGGATTGTTTGCACGTTTTGATGTGCTCATAAGTAATTGCTGCCATAAGTTAACCCATCCTCTTACCTTAGTAAATAAACATTGCATCTCCAAAGCTAAAAAACCGGTATTTCTGCTCTATCGCTTCTTCATAAGCAGCTAGAATATGTTCCCGACCTGCCAAAGCACTAACCAACATCACCAAAGTAGACTTCGGCAAATGAAAATTAGTAATTAACGCATTAACTACACTAAACTTATAGCCCGGATAGATGAAAATATCCGTCCAGCCACTACATTCCACTAGCGGACCGCCTTCGCATTGTCTTCCGACTGTTTCAAGTGTCCGACAAGAAGTTGTCCCTACCGCTATAATGCGACCACCTTGTTCCTTGGTAGCATTTATAGTATCTGCTGTTTCTTGAGACATTACAAAATACTCTGAATGCATAACATGCTCTTCAACCTTCTCAACAGACATCGGACGGAACGTTCCGAGACCTACATGAAGTGTAATATAAGCAATATTCACACCCTTGGCTTCAATCTGATCCAACAGTTCTTTGGTAAAATGAAGCCCTGCTGTAGGAGCAGCAGCTGATCCCTCATGCTTAGCATAAACGGTCTGATATCGTTCCCGATCATCGAGTGTTTCCTTAATATAAGGAGGCAGTGGCATTGTTCCCAGCCTGTCCAGAATCTCCTGAAAAATACCCTGATAAATGAACCGAAGCGTTCGTCCACCCATATCAGCCTCGTCCTCAATAACAGCACGAAGCTCATCACTAAAGATGATAACCGCTCCTGTCTTGAGTTTTTTACCTGGCTTTACAAGAGCTTCCCAACGATCGTCTCCCAGATTCTTAAGGAGAAGCACTTCAGCTTTAGCCCCCGTATCTTCTTTAGCCCCAAACAATCTGGCAGGAATGACTCTCGTATCATTCAGAACAAGCGTATCTCCCGGTTGAAAATAATTAATAATATCGGTAAAATGCCGGTGAGCCAGCTCCCCATCCTCCTTATTTACTAAGAGCAGTCTAGAAGAGCTACGGTCAGAGAGTGGTGTCTGGGCAATTAATTCTTCCGGTAAATGAAAATCATATGCGTCTACATTCATGGTCTGTCTTCATTCCTTAACTATAGTAACGTTCTGATAATAGTGTTGCAATATCTGCTTGTAATCATACCCGCTGTCAGCCATGCCTTTCACGCCCCATTGCGACATGCCTAGACCATGACCGTATCCTTGGCCAATGAACAGAAAGCCCGAACTGTTAGTAATCGCTCTGGCTGAGGAATCCCCACCCATCACTACAGTTCCACTACCGTTCACATTAACCTTACCTGATGCAGAGAGTACACCTGCGCTCTGTGAACTTCCAATCGTGCTGGTAGCACCGTCAGCGCCTAATACAGTATAACTTCCGGCTGGTACAATATCAAACAATGTACTTGGCAATCCATTGAACGCAGAACGGAACATATCAGGATATTTCACATCCAGTGCCTGACCATTTGCTTTCACCTGAATCGCTCTTCCAGAAGGGCCGCGCTGAGTGACCTGCAGATTAAGGATGCTAGAAGGAAGCGCGCTAGTTGTTTTACCCTGCAAGCTTTTTAGAAGGTCGGCAGAGGTGTATGGCCCTTTGATCCAGCTATAACTACCGGACTCATAGACTTTGTCTAGAACAACAGCATTCTCGCCTGGATTCAGCTTACCTACCGCACTTACACTACTTTCAACAGCAGGAAGCGGGCGTACATTGACATCTTTAGTGGTGGCTGTCGCTATATCCAGTCCCGCTGCAGTTTTATTTCCTGTCAATTTAATGTTATCCTCACGTGCGTATCCAGAGGTGCCATTAGCGAGCAGTAAATAATACCACTTCTTAGCGGTCGCGGTAGCTGCGACATCCTCTTTGCTGGGAACGCTGGCAAATGCATCTCCACCATTGCCCCATACCTCTGATGGATCAGAGGTTACTCCGCCACTGTTCGAGGAGAACACAGCCTCTATAACTTTACCACCGCTCATCAATACTTCACCGGCAGTAGCATCCACTGCCTTAATAATAACTGGAGCCTCTGATCCGATTCCGTTATATACCTGACTCAATGTAGAATCTACTACATTCGCTACTTCGAAACGGTTGCCTTGCGCCATTGCATAGCTTCGGGCCGCGACAGCCTGAGCCTTTAGAGCTTCATCCGGCCAGCTGGAGGAAACCTCTCCTCCAACCACTGCATACAAATATTGTTCCAGTGGCACTTCATTGATAACCGCTAGGGAACCTCTCAAATTACTTAGTTCCATATTTCCACGGTAGGTACGCTTGGATCTTTCTTCGAGCTGAATTCCAGCCTCACTGCCAACGGCCAAAAATTTAGCTTCATTTCCGGAAACCATATAATGATTAGCCTGTGTCTCGCTGCTAAGGTCCAGCCCAGCATCCAGACGCATGATTAACCCAGGTGAAGTTGCAGCAGACATAGCAAGCTGTGGCAATGCTGCAGACACTGCGGTCTGAACAGCACCCAAATCTTTGTCGTTCGCAGCTTCGCCTACCCATACCTCAAACTGAGCACTGCCATCACTTCCTGAGAGAAACACCTTCCAGGCATCAAAACCAGCAGCTGTAATACTACTCAGAGCAGTATCAGCTTCTTGTTCCGAAGAATAGCGACCCGCCGATAAATGCTTGTCCCCTTTCACCGCAGGGGTTTGATCAGCAGTAATGCCGAGTCCTGCCTTTACTACACGGGTAAGCCCATCCTTGGCAGCAGCTTCACTGGCATAGACACCTGTATACAATTGATATACATTGGTTCCATTTCTAGAAATCATATAAATTTGAGGCTTATCAGAGGTGGACTGAAGCTTTTTAGCCGCATCGGCAGCTGTTTTCCAGCTTGAAGTCTCCATTACCTTTACTCTATAACCATCCACACTAACACGAATTCTGCTCTGGGCAGGCACCGATAACAAAGGAGTGCTCCCTGGTTGGTTTGACATCAAAGTGAAGCTTTGTGTCGATAACATAGTTACTACTGGCACGGTAGATTTATATTTACTACCAATATCGGCATAAAGGGCAACTCTTATCGTACTATTAGAATCGGCATGACTGGCACCCGCAGGGATCAAGAGACTTCCCACAGCAATCGCAGCTGCTAGCAATCCTTTGCTTAGTGGAGCTATTCCTCTCCATTTCATCTTCGTATGCTTCATCCAGCATCCTCCTTTTAAATGTAGTTACTGACTCAATGCTGCTCCGGAGGGAGCGGAAGGCCTAAGTGATGATAAGCGGCCGGGGTTACAATTCTTCCACGAGGGCTCCTCTGCAAGAATCCTATCTGCAGCAGGTAGGGCTCATAAACATCCTCAATCGTCTGACTCTCCTCACCAATTGTAGCAGCAATCGTATCCAGTCCTACAGGACCGCCACGAAAGCTTGAGATCATCGCTCTTAACATCTTGTGGTCGATGCTGTCCAGCCCACGTGGATCCACTTGTAGCATCTTCAGGGCTTCCCCAGAAATCTCAGGGGTTATAATCCCATCGCCGCGCACTTGAGCAAAATCACGGACTCGCTTCAATAGTCGGTTCGCAATCCGCGGCGTTCCACGGGAACGAAGCGCTATCTCTTCCGCCGCATCTCCGACAATCTCAATCCCTAAAAGATCTGCATTTCGAGCAACAATGAAGCTTAGCTCATCTATGGTATAGAACTCCAAGCGGCTGACCACTCCGAAACGATCACGTAGTGGCGCTGACAGCAGGCCAGCACGGGTGGTAGCACCTATAAGTGTGAAAGGCGGCAAATCCAAGCGTACCGAACGGGCACTTGGCCCTTTGCCGATCATGATGTCCAGCGCGAAGTCCTCCATCGCCGGATACATAACCTCCTCCACCGTCCGGTGTAAGCGGTGAATTTCATCGATGAACAGCACGTCGCCTTCCTGCAGGTTCGTCAGCAGGGCGGCTAAATCTCCCGGCCGCTCTATAGCAGGACCGGAAGTTGTTCGTAAATTCACACCCAGCTCATTGGCGATAATGTTTGCGAGTGTTGTTTTACCGAGACCTGGAGGCCCGTAGAGCAGCACATGATCCAGCGCTTCACTTCTCATTTTGGCCGCTTCGATATATATTTTCAGGTTTTCTTTTACCTGATTCTGTCCGATATATTCTCCCAGATAACGAGGGCGTAAACTTAATTCTACGGCTTGCTCGTCCATCATCAAATTAGCGGATATAATCCGGTCATCCATTCCTATCGCTCCCTTTCTTCAAGGATGTGTTCGGCTTTACTTAGCAATATATAATAGCCCAAGTGCTTTCTTCATCAACACATCTACAGTCCCTGTCTCTGCGCCCTCTTTTTTCATAGCGAGCCACACACGGTCCAATTCACTTTCGGTATAACCTAATCCCTTAAGGGCATCCCTAGCCTCTTGCCAAGCTAACCCATCCGATGCTTCTTCCATTGGAACTGCAAATAATCCCGTTTGCATGGAAGCCATACTGAGTCCGTCCAGCTTGTCCTTCAAATCTAGGATCATCCGCTGCGCCGTCTTCTTGCCAATGCCCGGCAGTTTCGTTAAGAAGGTTATATTCTCTTGGTAAATTGCCGAGATCAACTGATCTGGAGTTCCACCTGTCAGTATTCCGAGTGCAACCTTCGGACCGATCCCAGATACCTCAATCAACTTGCGGAACAATTTTTGCTCCTCCCGAGTCGGGAACCCGAACAGAAGCGTCGCATCCTCACGTGTTTGATAATGAATATAGATCGTTACAGGTCCTTCTACTTTAGCAAATGCATAAGGGTTCGGGCAGAACACCCGATATCCTACGCCCTGCACATCCAGCACCACATATTCCGACTCTAAATGAACGACGGGTCCTCTTAAGAAATCTATCATTTTCGCAATACCTCATTTAATTTAGAATTAAGACTGCTCGAATGGGCATGACATACCGCTACCGCGAGTGCATCCGCTACATCATCCGGTTTAGGGATCGCCGATAATTTCAGTAGCAGCTTCACCATTTCCTGTACCTGCCGTTTCTCTGCCTTACCATAACCAACTACAGCCTGCTTCACCATCATAGGTGTATATTCCGAGACGGGTAAGCCACGCTGTACTGCAGCTAATATCGTCACTCCGCGGGCCTGTGCTACTGGCAATGCTGTTGTAACATTACGTGCAAAGAACAACTTCTCTATCGCTACAGCATCAGGTTTATATTTATCAATGAGCTGACCCATGCCTTCATAGACATGCAACAGACGTTCTTCCTCAGGCGTGTGAGCCTCAGTCTGGATACAACCATATTGGACCGGGGTCAACTTATGACCTTCCTTATCCACAAAGCCAAAACCGACAATCGCCAGCCCTGGATCAATTCCCAAAATGCGCAAGCACGATCTCTCCTCTATAACAGGCAGTTTATTCCACCGTTTTCATCCATTACTCCGCTACGAAGCGAACATATGTATTCCTTCAAACCATTATAGCAAAAATACCCCTTCCGGGAGAAAAAAAGTTTACCCTCTGATGCGAAATGACAACTTTAGGCCTACAATGAGAACCTCAAACTTTCTTATATTTGCAAAAAAAAGCTGCCCTATAGCCATTAATAATGACTTTAGGACAGCTGATATGCTTAAGGATGCTATTGCTTGTTCTGCATGACATGTTCGGCAGCCTCACGCGCATAGTCACTGAAGGTGGACAATACGCTGTTGTACTCTTCAATATCTTGTACACGAATGCCCTCATGAAGCTCTTTCCAAATACTTTCCGGCAGGGAGGATTTCAAGGAACCCATATCCATTTGAAAAAAGGTCTTCAGAACCTTTTCCTGTACCGGAGGGCCTTTAAACAATTTCAAATTTCCAAATGCATCGACCCCGATATAGGCTTCTTTTTTCGTTAGGGTCGATAGATCATTCACTTTTTGTTCCAGCCACAAATCTCCATCACTGCTGATGAAGCCGCTCCATGCAGGGTGTTCGTGAATTATCTTTTTAAGCTGAAGCGGGTTCTTTACACCTGGCAATGTCTGAACTTCTTCCCCAGATACATACGATATTTTTAAATGAACGGTTCTGCTGAGTCCGCTTTGAGCGATCGTCTGCAACAGTTGTTCGTTTTTTATGGTGCCCTTCTCTTTCTCCTCACCGCTGTCCACGCCTACTTTAAATACAGCTGCGGCCAACTCGCTTTCAGCACTATCCGTCCAACTAGAATCCGTCAGCAGTCCACTGATTTCCTCAGGTACCTGCATACTGCGCCATGCCAGTACAGTAAGAGCTAAACAAGCTGCCCCTACCCAAAGCGCCTTTTTCCAACGTCTCCATCGCTGCCAAAGTTGTTTTTTTATGCGCGACACGTTAATCCCTTCATTCTGGTTTTTCCCTATTGTGACCTGAGAAGGGATCATTTATGCGCTTTTCTGTGAATAATCGCTATTTTATCCTAATTGCAAGGTTGACCTTGCAGTATCGTTCAAGCGTTAGGAATAACCGGTAGCTTCACATGGCTTGGATATTCACTATTATGGTAAACCGTCTGCAGCACTGTAATCGCCTCTGAATCTTCATACGGGTTACCACCAGTATTCGTATTCGGGAAAGCAACGAATTTACTGGAAGAGGTAATCGAAAAACGAATTCGGTGTCCTACCGCAAATCTGTGAGCAATATTCGGCATGAAAATATCGTATTCCTCCACTTGCCCTGGCGTGAGCAGTTCTGGTGCATCAAACCCATGACGATATTTAGCTCTGACAATATAGTTAGATAACCGGATAGAGTCTCCATGTTCATTCACATCACTAAGCGTAACTACCCAATCCGTATCCTTACCTGTGCTAGCGGCGTAGATGACAGCAGACAATTCGCCAGCAATAGTCAATTCTTCCGTCAACACCTCACTAGTGTACACAAGAATATCATTTCGGAGCTCATATTTCCGCAAATTTTCAGGCTCCCGCTCACCGCTATCATTCATAGGATCATTTGGGTTATAGACATAAGTATCTTCTGGAGAGTGTTCCTCTGGCGCTGTGAGCAGCTTCCCGTCTCCTTGTCCTGAATTAGCACGGCCAGCACTGGAAAGATAAAACGGCGTAGTTGTAGCTTCAACTGGTGTCCAATCCTCCGACGTTCTCCACTGATTCTCACCAACGACATAATAAGAGGCTCTAGGCTCCTGATCTATTCCGTTCGGAATGCCTTTGAGGAAGCGGTCGAACCAGCGCAGTACAGAAACATCATAATCATAGACGACTGCATCATTGCCGAAGCTTACTCCCTCATAATCTCTGGCTCGGTTTGGCCCATGCTCCCATGCACCCAGACGGATTTTACGATTTGGCACATCATGTTCAGTCAGCATTCTCCAAGTCTCCGATACGCCAGGGCTGTCGCCATCATACCAGCCTGAGATCACATACATAGGGACCTGCACTTGATCCCCACGTTCCGTAAAGGTACAGTTTCTCCAGAAATCATCATACTCCGGATGCTGGCTCCACAAATCCCATGGTCCTGATGCTTTGCCTATCATTTGCTGTGGAATCTCCTTAATCGGTCTCGCATCGACGGCCGCTTCTGGGTTCACCGTAATGCCCCCAAAAATATCAAAATCCGTCCGGGTACCCACAGATTGTGCAAGCGTCCAAGACAAGAGTGGCCAAGAGCAAAGCGTCCCACCCTTACGCGCTGTATCTACAAACGGTGAGCCAACATTCACTTCATCCACAACAGCCTTCAAATTAGGGTGCCCGCTGGTCGCCGCCGAGACAACCACAAAGCCGAGATAGGACGCGCCCCACATTCCAACATTGCCATCTGACCAATCCTGCGCGATAATCCAATCGATCGTATCGTAGCCATCATCCCGTTCATTATAAAAAGGGATCAATTCCCCCTCCGAATCCGCCCGACCTCTTACGTCCTGTGACACCACTGCATAACCTTTGTTAGCCCATCTCATAAAAATCTCTTTTTTCCCGTTACGGTCATAGCAGGTTCTCACAAGAATCGTCGGCAGCTTGGTTCCCGGCTGAATGCCCTCAGGAAGAAACACATCCGTAGCCAGTCTCACGCCATCACGCATCGGAATCAGATCCGTACCCAAATCATTTACACCATACTCTGGCTTGGACAAAAGGGGATCATCATAAACAACCAGAGGCGTCAGCTTCTCATATCCTGCTTTAACAATCAGCTCGATGCCATACCGATTCGGCGTAAGAAAGGCAATAATCTCACCATCCAAGGTCACAATATCCAGTGCCGTCTCTTTTCGTAGCGCCCATACTTGTGAAGTAAGCTCACGGCCATCCAATACAGCCTGATACTGAATATGCTTTTGATAAAGATCACCATTACTTAGAACTATCTCATCATTGACCCATTCTGCTTTAGCGTAAGCGTCCATGTGTTCGTGGATTTTTTGAAATGGAAGAACGGTCTTGAACTGGGTATCCAGCGCATTGTATTGCATTTGTGTTCGTCTGCGTGGATCAACCTTAGCGAGCATAATTTGTTGTTCCGTAAAATGTATTTTCCCTGAATAAATGCCAGAACAGTAGAAGTTAAATGTAGTTGTGTTCAAGTATGTTGTCATCTATTTATCCCCTATCCCCAAATTTCTTCAAACACGCGCATCCAGTTGCCACCCATAATCTTTGCAATATCCTCATCCTTATAACCGCGAGCCACTAGACCTCTAGTAAAGTTGATAAAATAGCTATATTTTTCAAGCCCAGCAACGGTTTCAGTAGAAGGTCCGTCTCCTTTGGCAAATCCTAGCTTAGGTGCAATATGTTCTTTAAAATAAACCAATGACCAGAGCACATCGCTCATCGGCCAATCCGTTCCAATCCCGACATGATCCACGCCTACAAGCCGAATCACATATTCGATATGATCCAGCACATGATCAATGGTCGTATGGTTAGGATCTTCATGAACAAACCACGGCATAGCAAAAATACCGATGACTCCACCCGTCTTCGCTATCGCGATAATCTCTTCATCACTTTTACAGCGCATATGTGGATAGATAGCCTCTACACCCGTGTGTGAAGCAATGACCGGAGTCTTAGAATACTGACAAGCATCGAGCGTGGTCTGTTTTCCACAATGTCCCGTATCTACAATGATCCCGAGCTTGTTCAAACGCTCAATGAATCTTTTTCCATAATTCGTAATCCCAGCGTTCGACTGTTCTGCACAACCTGCACCGACCTGATTCTGATTGTTATAAGTTAATTGTAAAATTCTTAAGCCAAAATTATGTAACACATCTAATAGGTCCAGATTAGTACCTAGGCCATCCGTTTCTTGAGCTGTGATAATACCCGCCTTATGGCCATTACGCTTGGCTGCACGTATATCCTCTGCGGTTAAAGCTTTAACTAACCAATCTGCGGAGTCAAACTGAAGCTGAACTTCAGCCATGCTATTGATCATGCTTTCTAAGGACTCTAAATGAAGTTCCCGGTTACCCGCGGTAATTCCCGATTTATACCATTCACTTTTATACTCGGGGATCTCACCGCTGGCCGACAGCTTTGTGATCATTTTTGCTGGCATGCTGCTATATATCATCGGCTCATCTTTATAGGGCTCACACAGCTCTTTTATTTTTTTAGACACAGACTCTGGAATTGCGTTTGGAGATAAGGGACCTTGAAATAGCAAATCAATATTAATGTTCTGCTCATGCAAATGTACGGCCCGCTCTTCGTCTTGCTCCGTCAACTTGAAATCATACAAACCTTCATATGTGCTCATCATGTGGTCGCTCCTTAGAATGCAATTTCAATGCCTTTTTGTAATTTAACAGCTTCATTATAAATGAAGTTGGCTGCTGCTAAATCCTCTATTGCAAGTCCTAGTCCTTTAAAAAGAGTGATCTCATCAGCTGTAGCTCTGCCCTCAATATTCCCGCTGATCAGTTCACCGATTTCACCGATAATATGGCCTGAAGTAATCACGCCTTCGTTCAGCGCAATTAAATAATCCCCAGATTCATTATGCGCGGATTCCAATCGGTCTACATATAACTTAGCTAACCGTACGGTCTCCGAATCCAGCTCACGATCCGCTGCTCTACAGGCTCCAACCGCATTGATATGTACTCCAGGCTTCAGCCATTCTCC
This genomic stretch from Paenibacillus sp. FSL H7-0737 harbors:
- a CDS encoding dipeptidase, whose protein sequence is MMSTYEGLYDFKLTEQDEERAVHLHEQNINIDLLFQGPLSPNAIPESVSKKIKELCEPYKDEPMIYSSMPAKMITKLSASGEIPEYKSEWYKSGITAGNRELHLESLESMINSMAEVQLQFDSADWLVKALTAEDIRAAKRNGHKAGIITAQETDGLGTNLDLLDVLHNFGLRILQLTYNNQNQVGAGCAEQSNAGITNYGKRFIERLNKLGIIVDTGHCGKQTTLDACQYSKTPVIASHTGVEAIYPHMRCKSDEEIIAIAKTGGVIGIFAMPWFVHEDPNHTTIDHVLDHIEYVIRLVGVDHVGIGTDWPMSDVLWSLVYFKEHIAPKLGFAKGDGPSTETVAGLEKYSYFINFTRGLVARGYKDEDIAKIMGGNWMRVFEEIWG